One Chitinophagales bacterium genomic window carries:
- a CDS encoding UPF0365 protein — translation MNAVLLILIAIGILVGLSIFFYFIPLGLWLSALLSGVHISLVQLIFMRIRKVPPSVIVQSLITATKAGLSLTRNELEAHYLAGGNVTSVVNALISADKANIPLTFKAATAIDLAGRDVLEAVQMSVNPKVIDTPPVTAVAKDGIQLVAKARVTVRANIARLVGGAGEETVLARVGEGIVTSIGSALTHKQVLENPDLISKVVLEKGLDSGTAFEILSIDIADIDVGKNIGAVLQMDQANADKNIAQAKAEERRAMAVALEQEMKAKAQEARAKVIEAEAEIPKAIAEALRSGNLGVMDYYNLRNIQADTDMRESFSRSSGKKEGKDKD, via the coding sequence ATGAATGCTGTTTTGCTCATACTCATTGCCATAGGCATCTTAGTGGGATTGTCCATCTTTTTTTATTTCATTCCGCTTGGCCTGTGGCTTTCGGCCCTGCTTTCAGGCGTGCATATCAGCCTTGTGCAGCTCATTTTCATGCGCATCAGGAAAGTGCCGCCATCGGTAATTGTGCAGTCTCTGATTACAGCCACTAAAGCCGGGTTGTCGCTTACCCGGAATGAACTGGAGGCACACTACCTTGCAGGAGGCAATGTAACTTCGGTGGTAAATGCCCTGATTTCAGCAGACAAGGCAAACATTCCTCTCACCTTCAAAGCCGCTACAGCAATTGACCTTGCGGGCAGAGACGTGCTGGAAGCTGTGCAGATGTCGGTGAATCCCAAGGTGATAGATACACCCCCGGTAACTGCCGTTGCCAAAGACGGCATTCAGCTGGTAGCTAAAGCCCGCGTTACGGTGCGTGCCAACATTGCCAGACTGGTGGGCGGAGCCGGAGAGGAAACCGTTTTAGCCAGGGTAGGGGAAGGTATCGTCACTTCCATCGGGTCGGCCCTGACCCACAAGCAGGTGCTGGAAAATCCTGATCTGATATCCAAAGTGGTGCTGGAAAAAGGACTGGATTCGGGAACAGCCTTTGAAATCCTTTCTATTGACATTGCCGATATTGACGTAGGGAAAAACATCGGGGCGGTGCTGCAGATGGATCAAGCCAATGCAGATAAAAACATTGCCCAGGCCAAAGCCGAAGAAAGACGAGCCATGGCTGTGGCGCTGGAACAGGAAATGAAGGCCAAAGCACAGGAGGCCCGCGCTAAAGTTATTGAGGCGGAGGCTGAAATACCCAAGGCTATTGCAGAAGCCCTGCGCAGCGGTAATCTGGGAGTTATGGATTATTACAACCTCCGTAACATTCAGGCTGATACAGACATGCGGGAATCTTTTTCGCGCTCATCCGGAAAAAAAGAGGGCAAGGATAAAGACTGA
- the rlmH gene encoding ribosomal RNA large subunit methyltransferase H produces the protein MKFELWLVGKNDPAIADAFEKYISRIKRYIAFEVKYFATGKSTTSPEHIKKEEAERILKKTDQDDFLIVLDERGQTYTSEAFARLIEQLLVRSNKRIIFIIGGSYGITRALRESSSLLLSLSPLTLSHQLARLVFAEQLYRAFTILKNEPYHH, from the coding sequence ATGAAGTTTGAACTCTGGCTAGTCGGCAAGAATGATCCAGCTATCGCAGATGCGTTTGAAAAATATATCAGTCGCATTAAGCGATATATTGCTTTTGAGGTAAAATACTTTGCGACAGGTAAATCCACAACCAGCCCTGAGCACATAAAAAAAGAAGAAGCCGAAAGGATTTTGAAGAAAACCGATCAGGATGACTTTTTGATAGTACTGGATGAGCGTGGACAGACTTACACTTCCGAGGCTTTTGCCCGACTGATTGAACAACTGCTTGTTAGAAGCAACAAGCGCATTATTTTTATCATAGGAGGGTCGTATGGCATTACCCGTGCTCTGAGGGAAAGTAGCAGCTTGCTGCTTTCTCTCTCACCGCTGACTCTTTCTCACCAGCTTGCCCGTTTGGTATTTGCCGAACAACTTTACAGGGCTTTTACTATTTTAAAAAACGAACCCTATCATCATTAA
- a CDS encoding rhomboid family intramembrane serine protease: protein MIITLCIILITSFVSISAFSNQHTVQRLIFSPYAIKRNKEWYRFITYGFIHANWIHLLFNMWVLYLFGNITESYFKHVFGIAGGITYLFMYMAGMILSEMYSFFRHQDNPGYMSLGASGAVSAVLFASILFKPLQKLYIIFLPIGIPGFIFGLLYLLYSWYMARQARDNIGHYAHFFGAVFGFLFPILMKPALFIEFIQGIAYGF, encoded by the coding sequence ATGATTATCACCCTGTGCATTATTCTGATTACATCATTTGTTTCTATAAGCGCTTTCAGCAACCAGCATACTGTGCAGCGCTTAATTTTTTCTCCGTATGCGATTAAGAGAAACAAAGAGTGGTATCGGTTTATCACCTACGGCTTTATCCATGCCAACTGGATACATCTGCTTTTTAATATGTGGGTGTTATACCTGTTTGGTAACATCACGGAATCATACTTTAAACATGTTTTCGGCATAGCTGGCGGCATCACATATCTGTTTATGTATATGGCAGGTATGATATTATCCGAGATGTATTCTTTCTTCAGGCATCAGGATAATCCGGGGTATATGAGCCTGGGGGCATCTGGGGCGGTGTCTGCAGTGCTGTTTGCCAGTATTCTTTTCAAGCCGTTGCAAAAGCTTTACATTATTTTTCTGCCCATTGGAATACCGGGATTCATCTTCGGTTTGCTTTACCTGCTTTACTCGTGGTATATGGCGCGGCAGGCCCGGGATAACATTGGTCATTATGCGCATTTTTTCGGAGCGGTCTTCGGTTTTCTTTTTCCCATTTTGATGAAGCCCGCTTTGTTTATAGAATTTATTCAGGGAATAGCGTATGGCTTCTGA
- the ltaE gene encoding threonine aldolase has translation MASERPIDLRSDTVTRPTPGMLQAMMCAEVGDDVFGEDPSVNRLEEKAALLFGKEAALFCPSGTMTNQIAIHILTGPFCEVICDKLSHIYLYESAGMAFHSRASVRPLEGIRGRLCASDIEANIHPDDIHLPISKVVALENTCNKGGGSCYDFAEIKKIHSVCKTHHLYLHLDGARLFNALAETGESPRDYGALFDTISICLSKGLGAPAGSLLISSSENIQKARRVRKVMGGGMRQAGYLAAAGIYALDHHVPRLKEDHKRARALGETLQSASFVSELYPVETNIVLFTLNDKYDDHSFLKKLQEENILAVAMAPRMMRMVTHLDFNDDMLEKTIRVLKSL, from the coding sequence ATGGCTTCTGAACGGCCTATTGATTTACGAAGTGATACCGTTACGCGTCCTACTCCCGGCATGCTGCAAGCCATGATGTGCGCTGAGGTGGGAGATGACGTTTTCGGAGAAGATCCCTCTGTAAACCGTCTTGAAGAAAAAGCCGCACTGCTTTTTGGAAAGGAGGCAGCGCTTTTCTGTCCTTCAGGCACTATGACCAATCAGATTGCCATTCACATCCTGACGGGCCCTTTCTGTGAAGTGATCTGCGACAAGCTCTCCCACATTTATCTTTACGAGAGCGCAGGTATGGCTTTTCATTCGCGTGCTTCCGTACGACCGCTAGAGGGAATACGCGGGCGGCTTTGTGCATCAGACATAGAAGCCAATATCCATCCCGATGATATACACCTGCCTATCTCTAAAGTTGTAGCTCTGGAAAACACCTGCAATAAAGGAGGTGGATCGTGCTATGATTTTGCTGAAATAAAAAAAATACATTCTGTGTGCAAGACCCATCATTTGTATTTGCACCTGGATGGCGCCCGCTTGTTTAATGCCCTGGCCGAAACCGGTGAAAGTCCCCGGGATTATGGTGCATTGTTTGACACTATTTCCATTTGTCTTTCAAAAGGACTCGGCGCACCTGCCGGCTCCCTGCTGATTAGCAGCAGCGAGAATATCCAAAAAGCACGCAGGGTAAGAAAAGTGATGGGTGGCGGCATGCGCCAGGCCGGCTATCTGGCTGCTGCTGGCATATATGCCCTAGACCACCATGTGCCGCGTCTCAAAGAAGATCACAAACGGGCAAGGGCGTTAGGCGAAACTTTACAAAGCGCTTCTTTTGTCAGTGAATTATATCCGGTAGAAACCAACATCGTGCTTTTCACCCTTAATGATAAATACGATGACCACTCCTTTCTGAAGAAGCTTCAGGAAGAGAATATTCTTGCCGTAGCCATGGCGCCCCGGATGATGCGCATGGTTACCCATCTGGACTTTAATGACGATATGCTGGAGAAAACTATCCGCGTGCTGAAAAGCCTGTAG
- the hemL gene encoding glutamate-1-semialdehyde 2,1-aminomutase, giving the protein MKTQRSEELFAKACRLLPGGVNSPVRSFKAVGGHPLFIRSAQGAILQDEDGNTYIDYVGSWGPMILGHAHPAVTAALQEAVVQSVSFGAPVEAEMRLAEVITRMVPGMGKIRMVNSGTEACMSAVRLARAFTRKSKILKFEGCYHGHADAFLVKAGSGMSTLGIPNAAGVPPAAVQDTIIVPFNNLKAVERAVDAYKNEIAAIITEPVAGNMGCIAPAEHFLAGLRHLCDEAGALLIFDEVMTGFRLAPGGAAERFGIQPDLFTFGKIIGGGLPVGAYGGRAEIMDLVAPVGPVYQAGTLSGNPLAMTAGFVTLQVIRQTPGFYEKLEEQSHYLESGLREALGALSVPFQINRVGSMLSVHFTEKPVMDFASAREGDNVFFRKFFHHMLQAGIYLPPSPYEAWFVSALHEREHLDRTIAAAASFRL; this is encoded by the coding sequence ATGAAAACGCAGCGTTCTGAGGAATTGTTTGCCAAAGCGTGCCGCCTCTTACCGGGAGGAGTAAATTCTCCGGTGCGCTCATTCAAAGCTGTAGGAGGACACCCGCTGTTTATACGTTCGGCACAGGGAGCTATTCTGCAAGACGAAGATGGTAACACATACATTGATTATGTGGGCTCATGGGGGCCGATGATTCTAGGGCATGCGCATCCTGCGGTAACTGCCGCGTTACAGGAAGCAGTTGTGCAATCGGTTTCGTTTGGGGCACCGGTTGAAGCAGAAATGCGCCTTGCCGAAGTCATCACCCGGATGGTGCCTGGAATGGGAAAAATAAGAATGGTAAACTCCGGCACGGAGGCTTGCATGAGTGCAGTGCGCTTGGCCCGTGCTTTTACCCGGAAAAGCAAGATATTGAAATTTGAGGGCTGCTACCACGGACATGCTGATGCTTTTCTTGTAAAAGCGGGTAGTGGCATGAGTACCTTGGGTATTCCGAATGCAGCAGGTGTTCCTCCCGCAGCAGTGCAGGATACAATCATAGTCCCTTTCAACAACCTGAAAGCAGTGGAACGGGCGGTGGATGCTTACAAAAATGAAATTGCAGCTATTATTACTGAGCCTGTTGCCGGCAATATGGGATGCATTGCACCGGCTGAACACTTCCTTGCCGGCCTGCGGCACTTATGTGATGAAGCGGGTGCACTGCTGATATTTGATGAAGTGATGACAGGATTCCGGCTGGCACCCGGAGGAGCTGCAGAAAGGTTTGGCATCCAGCCTGACCTTTTTACCTTCGGAAAGATTATAGGCGGAGGACTCCCGGTAGGAGCCTATGGCGGAAGGGCTGAAATAATGGACCTGGTGGCACCGGTTGGACCGGTTTATCAGGCGGGCACCCTCTCCGGCAATCCTCTGGCAATGACGGCCGGTTTTGTAACCCTGCAGGTGATCCGGCAAACCCCCGGGTTTTATGAGAAACTGGAAGAGCAGAGCCATTACCTGGAAAGCGGCCTCCGTGAAGCTCTCGGTGCACTGTCAGTCCCTTTTCAGATAAACCGCGTGGGCTCCATGTTGAGTGTGCACTTCACGGAAAAACCTGTGATGGATTTTGCGTCAGCCAGGGAGGGTGACAATGTGTTTTTCAGAAAATTTTTTCATCATATGTTACAGGCGGGAATTTACCTGCCCCCATCACCGTATGAAGCGTGGTTTGTTTCAGCTTTACATGAAAGAGAGCATCTTGACCGGACTATCGCTGCTGCGGCTTCTTTCCGGTTGTAA
- the hemB gene encoding delta-aminolevulinic acid dehydratase translates to MFPLSRGRRLRKTEAIRQMVAETHLSVSDLIAPLFVVEGNNKKEPIASLPGYYRFSVDRAVREAHFLFSQGIRAVLVFARIPVGKKDNTGKEALNPRGLLPRAIRAIKRAVPELCVMSDVALDPYSVYGHDGIVTGRQIDNDATLQVLAKMALLHARAGADFVAPSDMMDGRILKIREILEHHGYQHTGIMAYSVKYASGLYGPFRDALDSAPAFGDKKSYQMDYANAREAIREACDDVAEGADIVMVKPALAYLDIIWRVRQAVKVPVAAYQVSGEYAMVKAAAGKGWLHEQQAMLEILTAIRRAGADLIATYFVYDFLRLQGNENAAF, encoded by the coding sequence ATGTTTCCCTTGTCCCGTGGAAGGAGGCTTAGAAAAACCGAAGCCATACGCCAGATGGTTGCCGAAACGCATTTGAGTGTGAGCGACCTGATAGCTCCGCTTTTTGTTGTGGAAGGCAACAACAAAAAAGAGCCTATTGCTTCCTTGCCCGGATATTATCGTTTTTCGGTTGACCGTGCAGTCAGGGAAGCCCACTTTTTGTTCAGCCAGGGCATTCGGGCAGTATTGGTGTTTGCCCGAATACCTGTCGGCAAAAAAGACAACACAGGCAAAGAAGCCCTCAATCCGAGGGGGCTTCTTCCAAGGGCTATACGTGCCATCAAGAGGGCTGTTCCTGAACTCTGTGTAATGTCAGACGTGGCTCTGGATCCCTACTCGGTATATGGTCATGACGGCATAGTAACAGGCCGGCAAATTGACAATGATGCCACCCTGCAAGTGTTGGCGAAAATGGCATTGCTGCATGCCCGTGCGGGAGCTGATTTTGTTGCTCCCTCCGACATGATGGATGGCAGGATACTCAAAATCAGGGAAATACTGGAACACCATGGTTACCAGCACACGGGCATTATGGCTTACTCTGTTAAATACGCATCCGGCTTGTATGGACCCTTCCGCGATGCGCTGGATTCGGCTCCGGCTTTCGGAGATAAAAAATCCTACCAGATGGATTACGCTAATGCACGGGAGGCCATACGTGAAGCCTGCGATGATGTTGCCGAAGGTGCAGATATCGTCATGGTGAAGCCGGCTCTGGCTTATCTGGATATTATATGGAGGGTAAGGCAGGCGGTCAAGGTACCTGTGGCCGCCTATCAGGTGTCGGGTGAATATGCTATGGTGAAGGCTGCTGCCGGAAAGGGCTGGTTGCATGAGCAGCAGGCTATGTTGGAAATACTCACAGCAATCAGAAGAGCCGGTGCAGATTTAATAGCGACTTACTTTGTATATGACTTTTTGAGGTTGCAGGGAAATGAAAACGCAGCGTTCTGA
- the hemC gene encoding hydroxymethylbilane synthase, with translation MKSMVLRLATRESPLALTQTAWVCNQLSALGITSKVIPVKSKGDMIREAGVAYTQDTGIFTKAIDDAVLNGQADAGVHSLKDLPVELHPDLILAAVPQRASPFDVIVFRKRGFSLESAYTATVATGSIRRKAQWLYRFPSHRILPVRGNVDSRLIKLQQSAWDGIILAQAGLSRLGAQAPYKVLHWMIPAPAQGAIGVVARRDNHSVVRLLSKMDHAPSRIAVNAERQFLQALAAGCTAPVGALASFDAGLITFKGEVLSPDGREKVEITFQEKAQTPNLGLLAATMAKNKGADRILLFSKQK, from the coding sequence ATGAAAAGCATGGTATTGCGCTTAGCTACGCGCGAGAGCCCCCTTGCCCTCACACAAACTGCTTGGGTGTGCAACCAACTGTCGGCTTTGGGTATTACATCAAAAGTGATACCGGTTAAATCAAAAGGGGATATGATACGGGAGGCTGGAGTCGCCTATACACAGGACACAGGCATTTTTACCAAAGCCATAGATGATGCCGTGCTGAACGGGCAGGCTGATGCCGGAGTGCATTCGCTGAAAGATTTGCCTGTGGAGTTGCATCCTGATCTGATATTAGCTGCAGTTCCCCAAAGAGCCAGCCCTTTTGATGTAATCGTTTTTCGCAAACGGGGGTTTTCGTTGGAGTCTGCTTATACGGCTACGGTGGCGACAGGCAGCATCAGAAGGAAAGCCCAATGGCTATACCGCTTTCCATCCCATCGCATACTGCCGGTGAGAGGAAATGTAGATTCGCGCCTCATCAAATTGCAGCAAAGTGCATGGGATGGAATCATATTGGCGCAGGCGGGGCTCAGCCGGCTTGGTGCTCAGGCACCCTATAAAGTATTGCATTGGATGATTCCTGCTCCGGCTCAGGGGGCAATAGGTGTGGTGGCACGCAGGGACAATCACTCTGTGGTCAGGCTGCTGTCAAAGATGGATCATGCACCCTCACGCATAGCTGTAAATGCAGAAAGGCAGTTTCTGCAGGCTTTGGCGGCCGGTTGCACAGCGCCTGTTGGTGCCTTGGCTTCCTTTGATGCGGGTTTGATTACTTTTAAAGGAGAAGTATTATCACCGGACGGAAGAGAAAAGGTGGAAATAACTTTTCAGGAAAAAGCCCAAACCCCCAACCTCGGTTTACTGGCTGCAACAATGGCTAAAAACAAGGGTGCTGACAGGATTTTATTGTTTTCAAAACAGAAATAA
- the hemA gene encoding glutamyl-tRNA reductase, whose protein sequence is MYSAKINHLFVVGISHRSAPLEEREKFHLSEAQVLSLLREFRARGICSIFPLVTCNRVEIYSGEAIPGEVVSVLCNMTGNKPEVFYNFGYILQGELVVEHLFHVAVGLDSRLTGDAQITGQIRQARKQALAAGMRLRPELNRLIEAAVAAGKKIRSETGYNTGAHSLSHAAIRYLKTNHILKKHSRVLLVGTGKMGRLALKSLLKEVPASNITLINRRREKAAALAAEFGLHTQQYTQLRQAVSAADIILVATAACEPLFTAASLSNIALYNKTFVDLSVPRNVEPGLPATVVDIDQIGLCHAEEQQSYIRHAQRIISETVREYQDWLKRYELAQTITAELHSSIFDNHLDKDTPEVSSRFLEKITFNHLRHFQKVKQSSYLVSG, encoded by the coding sequence ATGTATAGTGCCAAAATAAATCACCTCTTTGTTGTGGGAATAAGCCATCGCAGCGCACCATTGGAGGAGCGTGAAAAATTCCACTTGTCTGAGGCACAGGTACTGTCTCTGCTCCGGGAGTTTCGTGCCAGAGGTATCTGCTCTATTTTTCCACTTGTCACCTGTAACCGCGTGGAGATATATTCCGGTGAAGCCATACCCGGGGAGGTGGTATCGGTGTTATGCAACATGACCGGTAATAAACCTGAGGTCTTTTACAACTTCGGATATATCCTGCAGGGAGAGTTAGTGGTTGAACATCTGTTTCACGTTGCTGTCGGGCTGGATTCCCGTCTTACGGGAGATGCCCAGATCACCGGTCAGATAAGGCAAGCCCGCAAACAGGCCCTTGCCGCAGGAATGCGCCTTCGGCCTGAATTAAATCGCTTGATTGAAGCTGCTGTCGCTGCCGGTAAAAAGATCCGCAGCGAAACGGGTTATAATACCGGAGCACATTCCCTGTCGCATGCAGCAATCCGCTATTTAAAAACCAACCATATCCTGAAGAAGCATTCCCGGGTGCTCCTTGTCGGTACCGGTAAAATGGGAAGGCTAGCTTTGAAAAGCCTCCTGAAAGAAGTGCCAGCGAGCAACATTACCCTGATAAACCGCAGGAGAGAAAAGGCTGCGGCTCTGGCTGCTGAATTTGGCCTGCACACACAGCAATATACGCAACTGCGGCAAGCCGTCAGCGCAGCTGATATCATTCTGGTGGCTACGGCAGCCTGCGAGCCGCTGTTTACCGCAGCCTCTCTCAGCAACATAGCCCTTTACAATAAGACTTTTGTTGACTTATCTGTCCCCCGCAACGTGGAGCCCGGATTGCCGGCAACTGTTGTTGATATTGACCAAATTGGATTGTGCCATGCTGAAGAACAGCAGAGTTATATCCGCCACGCACAACGAATTATCAGCGAAACAGTCCGGGAATATCAGGATTGGCTAAAACGCTATGAACTAGCGCAGACCATTACGGCCGAGTTGCACAGCTCCATATTTGACAATCATCTGGACAAAGACACCCCGGAAGTATCTTCCCGGTTTCTGGAGAAGATTACCTTTAACCACCTGCGCCATTTTCAGAAAGTAAAGCAATCGTCATATCTTGTGTCTGGATGA
- the cysH gene encoding phosphoadenylyl-sulfate reductase produces the protein MKYSLDQLNATYQPLTPLMRLQRFYQDFGKEKVLVTSSFGTSSVYLLSLISTVNKSQKIHFINTRFLFKETLEYKNHLARLLELEVVDVEPNPLDHDFTQRNATWNTDPDFCCMINKVEPLNKIKPQYNVWVTGLLAFQNSHRKSMKLFEFNGMLKFNPIIDVSEQEVERYIRTHNLPRHPLLAQGYGSVGCVHCTVKGAGRSGRWAGKSKTECGLHLPPFSKSNVKLSA, from the coding sequence ATGAAGTACAGTTTAGACCAGCTCAATGCAACCTATCAACCCCTAACTCCGCTGATGCGGCTGCAACGGTTCTATCAGGATTTCGGCAAAGAAAAAGTGCTGGTCACTTCTTCGTTTGGCACCTCCTCCGTGTATCTTTTGAGTTTGATAAGCACCGTAAACAAAAGTCAGAAAATTCATTTCATCAACACCCGCTTTTTATTTAAGGAAACACTGGAATATAAAAACCATCTTGCCAGGTTACTGGAACTTGAAGTAGTGGACGTAGAACCCAACCCGTTGGATCATGACTTTACTCAACGAAATGCTACCTGGAACACAGACCCCGACTTCTGCTGCATGATTAACAAGGTAGAGCCCCTGAATAAAATCAAACCGCAGTATAACGTCTGGGTCACCGGGCTGCTGGCTTTTCAAAACAGCCACCGGAAAAGTATGAAGCTATTTGAATTTAACGGCATGTTGAAATTCAATCCCATTATTGATGTATCCGAACAGGAAGTAGAACGCTATATCCGTACCCATAACTTACCCCGGCATCCGTTGCTGGCTCAGGGATACGGCTCAGTGGGGTGTGTACACTGCACAGTGAAAGGCGCAGGCCGATCCGGTCGGTGGGCCGGAAAGTCAAAAACAGAGTGTGGTCTGCATTTGCCTCCATTCTCCAAAAGTAATGTAAAACTCAGCGCCTGA
- a CDS encoding uroporphyrinogen-III C-methyltransferase, whose amino-acid sequence MKNIPQLVLVGAGPGDPELISLKGVRALETADVILYDALIHPRLLEYAPQAVKIFVGKRAGSHEKSQREINQQIVDYALQYGKVVRLKGGDPFVFGRGYEEVEFARKHGIPTEIIPGISSATAVPALHGIPLTTRGISESFWVVTASSADGWLPDALYQAARSDATVVILMGLGRLEEITEVFIKAGKADLPAAVICNGSLPDAAVVKATVATLFEEVQAARITTPAIIVIGETVALIQYANSFTEKQITYEQRTAAGVSE is encoded by the coding sequence ATGAAGAATATACCACAATTGGTTTTGGTTGGCGCAGGTCCGGGTGATCCGGAGCTGATAAGCCTCAAAGGAGTGCGGGCACTGGAAACTGCCGATGTTATCTTGTATGATGCCCTGATTCATCCCCGCTTGCTGGAGTATGCCCCCCAGGCTGTGAAAATATTCGTGGGTAAAAGAGCTGGCAGTCATGAAAAAAGCCAAAGGGAAATTAATCAACAGATTGTGGATTATGCTTTGCAATACGGAAAAGTTGTGCGTTTGAAAGGTGGCGATCCTTTTGTATTTGGCAGAGGCTATGAGGAGGTTGAGTTTGCCCGAAAGCATGGCATTCCGACAGAGATTATTCCGGGCATCAGCAGCGCTACGGCTGTTCCGGCTTTGCACGGCATACCGCTTACAACACGTGGAATCAGTGAGAGCTTCTGGGTTGTAACTGCTTCCTCAGCCGATGGATGGCTGCCAGATGCGCTCTATCAGGCGGCACGCTCGGATGCTACTGTGGTTATACTGATGGGTTTGGGCAGGCTAGAGGAAATTACAGAAGTTTTTATCAAGGCAGGCAAAGCTGACCTTCCGGCAGCAGTCATTTGCAACGGATCTCTGCCTGATGCAGCGGTGGTCAAGGCAACGGTGGCAACCCTATTTGAGGAAGTGCAGGCTGCCCGTATTACTACACCAGCCATTATTGTCATTGGAGAAACGGTAGCCCTGATTCAATATGCGAATTCATTCACAGAAAAACAGATTACTTATGAGCAACGCACAGCAGCGGGAGTCTCGGAATAA